Proteins encoded in a region of the Fundulus heteroclitus isolate FHET01 chromosome 2, MU-UCD_Fhet_4.1, whole genome shotgun sequence genome:
- the utp4 gene encoding U3 small nucleolar RNA-associated protein 4 homolog: MGEFKVHRVRFFDYMPSAIRAMAFNSHTERLAVARADGAVEIFNFADNYFQEKVIPGRDGRTVEALCWVGRRLFSAGLDGELTEYDLENLRPKYSIEAYGGPVWTISGNSQGTLLAAGCEDGTVKMFEILDERIQFQRNLDRQKGRIISLAWHPSGTKMAAGMMDMIRIFDTETGSATHRMLVERGAGASKSKEVVVWSVAFLSDHTVISGDSAGKFQIWDGSTGTLFRSHLVTKWDVLVLSVSQDESSVIAGTSEGTVVQFQFIASTAGQEDKHWFRTRTFKNHSHDVRALVHTDTAVVSGGMDTQLVVRPLLDKVEKNTQESALRKIAFPHRNLVSCAKKAGLLLFQFPDHLELWRLGESDGNGAPGEILPVKRKPEKLIQLKRKGEDHICCSALSPCGSWLAYSTVSSVRLYRLTLSSNSVSIQKVSKLPKELRSVHQLCFSLDSSRLFASSSLSSVVVVALDQTECRYLHTLKHKSGSKQPIHILCPSEDGRWLAAANTDCEIHVFDLHKKKLHCSVPAYSSCPTAVSIHPASCSLVSVHADQQIFEFSLKQKEYTEWSRQLQRQGLHPLWLQRDTPVTRVTFNPTNPAHIVLHDAFMFCIIDQSLPLPKAETKLYNQMVLRSLPQPQRSRESHAFKICKNFQHLLSVTLLEDLSLVVVERPLLDIVSQLPAPVRQKKFAT, translated from the exons ATGGGGGAGTTTAAGGTGCACCGCGTCCGCTTCTTCGACTACATGCCCAGCGCCATCCGGGCCATGGCCTTCAACAGCCACACGGAGCGACTGGCCGTGGCCCGAGCCGACGGAGCCGTGGAGATCTTTAACTTTGCTGACAACTACTTCCAggagaag GTCATCCCCGGGCGGGACGGGAGAACCGTGGAGGCTCTCTGCTGGGTGGGCCGTCGCCTGTTCAGCGCTGGTTTAGACGGGGAGCTCACGGAGTATGACCTGGAGAACCTGAGGCCCAAATACAGCATTGAGGCCTACGGAGGACCAGTGTGGACCATCAGTGGAAACAGCCAGGGGACGCTGCTGGCG GCTGGCTGTGAAGACGGGACGgtgaagatgtttgaaatcctGGACGAGAGGATTCAGTTTCAAAGGAACCTGGACAGGCAGAAAG GTCGGATCATATCTCTGGCCTGGCATCCGTCCGgcaccaagatggcggcagGAATGATGGACATGATCCGGATCTTTGATACGGAGACGG GTAGCGCCACACACAGGATGCTGGTGGAGCGAGGGGCGGGAGCCTCCAAGAGCAAGGAGGTGGTGGTTTGGAGCGTGGCCTTTCTGTCCGACCACACCGTCATCAGCGGCGACTCCGCGGGGAAGTTCCAGATCTGGGACGGGTCGACCGGAACCTTGTTCAGGTCCCACCTGGTCACCAAGTGGGACGTCCTGGTCCTGTCCGTCTCCCAG GACGAGAGCAGCGTGATCGCCGGGACGTCTGAGGGAACCGTGGTCCAGTTTCAGTTCATCGCCTCCACCGCGGGACAGGAGGACAAGCACTGGTTCCGAACCCGGACCTTTAAGAACCACTCGCATGACGTGAGGGCTCTGGTCCACACCGACACGGCTGTGGTCTCCGGAG GGATGGACACCCAGCTGGTGGTGAGACCCCTGCTGGACAAAGTGGAGAAGAACACCCAGGAGTCGGCGCTTCGGAAAATTGCTTTCCCACAT AGAAACCTGGTTAGTTGTGCCAAGAAAGCAGGACTTCTCCTCTTCCAGTTCCCGGATCATTTGGAGCTGTGGCGGCTTGGAGAAAGCGACGGAAACG GAGCGCCTGGGGAGATTCTGCCTGTGAAGAGGAAGCCAGAGAAACTGATCCAGCTGAAGAGGAAG GGAGAGGATCACATCTGCTGCAGCGCGCTGTCTCCATGCGGCAGCTGGTTGGCGTACTCCACCGTCTCCAGCGTCCGTCTCTACAGGCTGACGCTCAGCAGCAACAGCGTCAGCATCCAGAAG GTGTCCAAACTGCCCAAAGAACTGCGCTCGGTCCACCAGCTCTGCTTCTCTCTGGACTCCTCCAGGCTGTTCGCCTCCTCCAGCCTCTCCTCCGTCGTCGTTGTCGCTCTCGACCAGACGGAGTGTAGATACCTTCACACCCTCAAACACAAGTCTG GCTCCAAGCAGCCGATCCACATCCTGTGTCCCAGTGAAGACGGCCGGTGGCTCGCTGCAGCCAACACCGACTGCGAGATCCACGTCTTCGACCTTCACAAGAAGAAG CTGCACTGCTCGGTGCCGGCCTACAGCTCCTGTCCCACGGCCGTCTCCATCCACCCGGCCAGCTGCAGCCTCGTCTCCGTGCACGCCGACCAGCAG ATCTTTGAGTTCTCCCTGAAGCAGAAGGAGTACACCGAGTGGAGCCGGCAGCTGCAGAGACAAGGGCTGCACCCGCTGTGGCTGCAGAGAGACACGCCCGTCACCCGCGTCACCTTCAACCCCACAAACCCGGCGCACATCGTGCTGCACGACGCCTTCATGTTCTGCATCATCGACCAGAGTCTG CCGCTCCCTAAAGCAGAGACGAAGCTCTACAATCAGATGGTCCTCCGGAGTCTTCCTCAGCCGCAGAGAAGCAGAGAGAGCCACGCCTTCAAGATCTGCAAGAACTTCCAG